In the Desulfomonile tiedjei genome, one interval contains:
- a CDS encoding L,D-transpeptidase, giving the protein MSSFAFTGIWLLVLGFLWLVPMAEWTWAQGKASSARDLRLSHVAPTDLEDSETRLWDKIEALLSGPVGSSEGLNSHSESAIKIPLKAGRNLRDLSEPTFKDFPWRQLVPGIRSLRPLNEGLTKLASLNPSVPAANKGGATLLDFWEGFSLPGRLVGDPVHLFSKFVIEVDRGRYTVSLYGMRNGEDKSLLFTCRAGLGSSEYPTPRGTYYLLRIFDDHPIWIPPPDRDWAWGQMPSRSVYGGHMMPLFMKRAGKNFDDKNGDVVEDLDWVAPPMQMVDSGGYRVHGTDSPWSIGSAQSHGCIRLLNSSVQRLADTLKMYVGTTTRGETPNGKFITLARPVKIVLY; this is encoded by the coding sequence ATGTCTTCTTTCGCTTTCACTGGGATATGGTTGCTTGTGCTGGGTTTTTTGTGGCTCGTTCCGATGGCCGAATGGACCTGGGCTCAAGGTAAAGCTTCGTCCGCCAGAGACCTTCGTCTGAGCCACGTCGCGCCAACGGACCTCGAAGACTCGGAGACCAGGCTCTGGGACAAGATAGAGGCGCTTCTTTCGGGTCCAGTTGGGAGTTCCGAAGGTCTGAACTCGCATTCCGAGTCGGCGATAAAGATCCCGCTCAAAGCCGGACGCAATCTCCGGGACCTCTCAGAACCCACATTCAAAGACTTTCCCTGGAGACAATTGGTCCCGGGAATCAGGTCGTTGCGACCTCTCAACGAAGGGTTGACCAAACTCGCGTCCCTTAATCCAAGCGTGCCGGCCGCCAATAAGGGAGGGGCGACACTGCTGGACTTCTGGGAAGGCTTTTCATTGCCGGGTCGTCTCGTAGGTGATCCGGTACACCTGTTCTCAAAGTTTGTGATCGAGGTTGACCGGGGCCGCTACACCGTCAGCCTCTACGGTATGAGAAACGGTGAGGACAAGAGCCTGCTTTTTACATGCAGGGCCGGCCTGGGGTCTTCCGAATATCCCACGCCCCGCGGGACCTATTACCTACTGCGAATCTTCGACGATCACCCGATATGGATTCCACCCCCCGACCGAGACTGGGCGTGGGGTCAAATGCCTAGCCGGTCCGTGTACGGAGGCCACATGATGCCGCTGTTCATGAAAAGGGCCGGCAAGAACTTTGACGACAAAAACGGGGATGTAGTTGAAGACCTGGATTGGGTGGCGCCTCCGATGCAAATGGTGGATTCGGGAGGCTACCGTGTCCACGGGACAGATTCGCCGTGGAGCATAGGATCTGCCCAGTCTCACGGGTGTATCAGACTGCTGAACAGCTCGGTGCAGAGGCTTGCGGATACGCTAAAGATGTACGTGGGAACCACAACCAGAGGCGAGACCCCAAACGGGAAATTCATCACTCTGGCTCGCCCGGTGAAGATCGTCCTGTATTAA
- a CDS encoding AAA family ATPase — protein sequence MLLKKIQDLVTGKGSLIYLISSEEDRVEKLVGDAVEKAMPEPTAVYSWSCLDGLARGHDVVEQSTDPVQGLARFVGLEEPAVLIFKDLHLLVDHSPQLIRQLKEAARRLRSGRNKVFFVSPQLNLPEELFPFFKVEDVPLPRFEELSKLFDACLEGHPHAASLRKSLTPDLRDKIARAASGFTWDEAADVFHTALANQASISGKTVDLVLLAKAALVRKSGILEFVNAQAGSWEIGGLVNLKKWLKERNTAFSSEATKKGLTPKGILVMGVSGCGKSLCIKAIAAYWKLPLLRLDMGRLYDGLAGPPEEAMRNAIKTAEAVAPCVLWIDEIEAGIANQQQKQGGGKEARVLALFLTWMQEKTAPVFVGATANEVEVLPPEILRKGRFDELFYMGLPSKEERKQILTIHMRKRNVDPAKFDMDYLAASTEGLNGAEIEQGVISAIFESTSRKAELSEHILANALRNIVPLSRTMRERIQKIEAWARDRAMKASLETI from the coding sequence ATGCTTCTGAAAAAAATTCAAGACCTCGTTACCGGTAAGGGTTCATTGATCTACCTGATTTCCTCGGAAGAGGATCGGGTGGAAAAGCTTGTCGGCGACGCAGTAGAAAAAGCCATGCCAGAGCCGACGGCCGTGTATTCCTGGTCTTGTCTTGACGGCCTGGCTAGAGGCCATGATGTGGTTGAGCAATCGACTGACCCTGTCCAAGGTCTGGCAAGGTTCGTGGGACTCGAGGAACCGGCTGTTCTCATCTTCAAAGACCTCCACCTCCTCGTAGATCACAGCCCGCAATTGATTCGACAATTGAAAGAAGCCGCCCGGCGGTTGAGATCGGGCCGGAACAAGGTCTTCTTTGTTAGTCCCCAGTTGAATCTGCCCGAAGAGCTGTTTCCTTTTTTCAAGGTGGAAGACGTGCCGTTGCCGCGTTTCGAGGAGTTGTCAAAGCTCTTCGACGCATGCCTTGAAGGCCACCCGCACGCAGCTTCGCTCAGAAAGTCGCTCACGCCGGACCTGCGTGACAAAATCGCGCGGGCCGCTTCGGGGTTCACCTGGGATGAGGCGGCGGATGTTTTCCACACTGCGCTGGCAAACCAGGCTTCAATCTCCGGGAAGACAGTGGACCTGGTCCTGCTGGCAAAAGCGGCTTTGGTCAGGAAAAGCGGTATCCTGGAGTTCGTGAACGCTCAGGCTGGCTCCTGGGAGATCGGCGGCCTTGTCAACCTCAAGAAATGGCTGAAGGAACGAAACACCGCGTTCTCCTCCGAAGCGACCAAGAAGGGTTTGACGCCGAAAGGCATTTTGGTCATGGGCGTCAGCGGTTGCGGCAAGAGCCTTTGCATAAAGGCCATCGCGGCCTACTGGAAACTGCCCCTCCTGAGGCTCGACATGGGGCGGCTCTACGACGGGCTCGCGGGTCCACCCGAAGAAGCCATGAGAAACGCGATCAAGACCGCGGAGGCAGTTGCTCCTTGCGTCCTGTGGATAGACGAGATCGAAGCCGGAATCGCGAACCAACAGCAAAAGCAAGGAGGGGGCAAGGAAGCCAGAGTGCTCGCGCTGTTTCTCACCTGGATGCAGGAGAAGACAGCGCCTGTTTTCGTGGGGGCTACGGCAAATGAAGTGGAAGTTCTGCCGCCGGAGATACTCCGCAAGGGTCGTTTCGACGAGCTGTTTTACATGGGGCTGCCGTCCAAGGAAGAAAGAAAGCAGATTCTGACGATTCATATGCGGAAAAGGAATGTGGACCCCGCCAAGTTCGATATGGATTACCTCGCGGCCTCGACCGAAGGGCTTAACGGTGCGGAAATCGAGCAGGGCGTCATATCGGCGATATTCGAGAGCACGTCCCGGAAGGCGGAACTCTCCGAGCACATTCTTGCCAATGCCTTGAGAAACATAGTGCCTCTTTCGAGGACCATGCGGGAGCGTATCCAGAAGATCGAGGCATGGGCCCGCGACCGGGCCATGAAAGCTTCACTTGAGACAATATGA
- a CDS encoding transposase, with protein sequence FESEEEFKKELEQYIYYYNNLRPHQALGGKTPLEFLESCPRIT encoded by the coding sequence CTTTGAAAGCGAAGAAGAGTTCAAAAAGGAACTCGAACAGTACATCTACTACTACAACAACCTAAGACCGCATCAAGCCCTAGGGGGGAAAACTCCCCTAGAATTCCTCGAGTCTTGTCCACGAATTACTTGA